The genomic stretch cACGTcatagatttttaaagaattgacACATCCGATCATAAATTGATCTTTGACGTTTGACACTCTTATACACTGCTATATATATAATCTGGAGTTACCTTTAATGACACGTAGAATTTtgatatagtcaagataaatatttttttatatgttaGTCATTATTTTTAAGATTAGTAGTCATCTGTGATTTATTTTCTCCTTGATTGATAAAAACATTAGGAATGaatatattcatcttttaccactaTGACATTTTCTTTGGTGAGAGGTGATTGGTTAAGTTGTCTTTTGTCatgttgatttatttaatttcattGAAAGAAAGGAACATAGGTTTGTTGGAGAAAATTTATATGCAGTtcttaattataaataaaattttatatataatttttattatataaaaacCAATAATTTCTACTTtctaacttaaacataatatatattaatttatctaattatcaATGTACTTTTTAAATATgtctaaaaataaattttcttaaattcaacatattaaattagaatctattatattttttattaaattgaacaTGATTCTTTTTCTACCtgaattgaatgaaaaatatacttGATAGATTGTCTTTAGTGCttaattaaatgaaaaatatactagattactTTTAAATAGTGTTTGATTAAAAATATAGTAGATTCTCTTTAAATGGTACTAAaattaggagaaattatattaaataagaaaaaatatgctCAATTTTCTATTCTAACCAAACATACTGAATATCAATTTATCTAATTATCTCTcatattttttagatataaaaaattttaaaataagtataattcctcttgaatttatattttatatcaaattgaacactattttttttctacatcagttggatgaaaaatatactagattcttttttaattatgtcaaatttagaagaaattatattaagcagAAATATAATTATAcccaatttgataaaaaaaatatagtcgATTCTTAAAGTACTAAATTAAAGAGagattatacttatttttagattttttataattaaaaaatatgagtGACAATTAAGTAATGATGTTTGTACGAGGAAattgaagcaaataaaattttaaatatacggagtagaaataaaaatttttaaggaTGGAGACAATATATAAAGTTGAAGTTGTATTTAgggattatttttctaatttactcggatttttttttactttcgagTTTCTcgtattttatttttactaaaaTATTTTCTATCTTGGTATTATGATTTGGTCGCACACATAGATTTTCTTTATTTAACTATATTTTAGttattttcataattaaaaggcACATCATTTTTAGAGTAAATTTTATTCTGAAAGTACTTTTTACTTTGTTAGAAAATTAGAGCATCCACAGTGGAAGCTCTTTCCGAGCTTCCACTGTGACGTGGACTTGGCGAAAAACCTCCCTCCCATAGTGGAGGGAGGTTTTTTGATTAAAACGAAGAAGCGGCTCTGTCGCTGCGGAGCCGCTTTTtcatcttttcattttttttagaatttttttaataattaaaaaaaatcaaaaaacctGGTAATTAAAGTCTGCTTCTCATTTCAGTGAGAACAACCGTTGTATGCCGTTGAGCAACGGCTAATTTTTAGCCGTTGTTCAAtggttataatttaattttttaatatataaaaaatctataaatatgagATCTATTTCATTCATTCCATTCATTTCATTACTATCTTTGCTCTCAACTCAATTCTTCCTTTCATTCCCTATTTGTATTCGAGATGGATGAAAATCTCAATACTTCCTTTACGAATCCTTTGAATTCTTCAAATACGGAAGGAAATACATCTTCTCAAAATACTCGCATTCCTCCAAATATCCAATATCCTCATTTTTTCTCTCAACCACAATATCctccaaattttcaaaatatttcatatgttccacAATATTCTCCAAATTTTCCAAATTCCCAAAGTTCTCAAATTTTTTTACAGCCGTGGAATCCAAGTAACACCGCCTCAGCTCCATTTGGTATGTATCCATCCCAAGACTGGTCAGCAATGGGTAGCCAACTTGGGATGCCTTATCCTTACGGGGTTTCTCCTACTCAACCACCTGTCATACTTTCGAATGAATCTAGAAGGGCGACTATTGatcctgttaggatgtatactaaaagtctatcttttggtataaacatttatctagaaataagaatcacattggtcaaatgtctacatttatgataaatgtagttgttcaattaatttatattgtagataacatggtgtgtggtgtcacacacagaggatcatgttatcagtaccttataaattataaacagtagctcacgaccaagatggaaaggaacaatcattggaaggtcgcagtgtaattaggtattaatttatcttaactatataattacactagtacacttagagtgtattgagtaggaccattagaggtcgtttcttttatactgactttataaagaaacaaagacctcagttattatggaagtgtgtgctcttaatcataatataataacaaacacatatatttgatatttatttctttaatttatcaatgggtgagatttagtttgataaatcaataagcccgataagttgggaaatgatatcacttatagtgtgtgttgttgattatagaaagaaactgtgtcctagtaatttaggttgagaatgtccccaagaggagctcataaggattgtcatgttaaaccctgcaggtggacttagtccgacatgacgataaggttgagtggtactactcttggactaaaatattaattaaatgaattgtcagtaactcacttaattagtggacattcgacatcttaaacacagggagactaacacactcaaaataagaaggagcccaaaatgtaatttgagattggtgcggtagttcaataatagttctctagtggaatgaattattattgataaaattaagttgtgtgttcggggcgaacacaggatgcttaattttatcgggaagccaaaaccaattcctcctctcggtccctatcgtagcctcttgtatatagaaatttatacctctcacatactcaccttcttacccatctaatggggccggccaagctagcttggaacccaagctagggccggccaagaccaagtggatgagccaagttggtggccggccaaagcttgggtcccaagcttaggtggccggccactaaaatattaaaaaggatttttattaaaattatttcttatgtggatatcatgaagagagtttaaaattaaaaatttccttttatagctttctacaaaagattaagagaagagattatttgtagattaaaaggatggttttaatttttggtaaaaactttccttatttgtaaatcatctacatgtttaaaagagagtttaaaatttgaaatctttccttatttgttgattaaaaggtggattttaaattttaagaaaactttcctttttaaccatgttcatgatttaaaagagagtttaaaaattaaatattctcttttataagtttctacaaaagattaagaaaagatttgatatctttccttatttgtagattaaaagagattttaatttttagagataactttctttttatccacatgtttaaaagaaagattttaatttattaaatttcctttttataaactaatcatgaagggataaaattattggagaaatttttataaatttccggaaacaaattaggaagttttaattcttgtttaattaaaactctccttgatttggggaaaaaagtggtcggccatgttataatgaaaagaaaaattatttttaattaaataaatttttccttttcatgacaaaagaattaaggaagtttttatttaaatttccttatttgccaagattaaggattataaaagagggagtagaggaggctttatggtaaacgactctattttattttctccctcttttcttccttggtgtggccggcccttctccttttctcttcctcttgtgtggccgaaatcctttatctcttggagcttggaggaggtggtcggatctagcttgaggaagaaggagagaaagcttgcatcccttggagcataattggtgaaaaaaagttcttcatcctttagaagatatgcttggccgaaacttgaaggaaggaagaagaaggtgccttggtggttctcatctcggaagatcgttgcccacacaacgtccgggattagaagaggaatacggtagaagacctagaggtttttgtttgcaaaagaaaaggtatactagtatttaatttccgcatcatgctagttttatttctttgtaaaaataccaaatacaagaggcatgcgattctagtatttcgaattagttttcgatgttgtgttcttttgtttttcttttctttgtgatttgattgttccttttggttgacctaaagttatttaaggaaattaaatattagctttccttaaaaggctttgtctaggcggtggtggttgttcccatatccaagaaggtcatgtgcctcgccatgcagtcctggaagccaattttggaaattaatatttaatggaattaataacctaggtgatttggatcgaacgtgttaagttccgcaggagatccaagtctaaacctaaatgaacaaataaattaaacttaggatcaaacgtgttaagttccgcaggcgatccaagtttaatttaaaagaacacatggtagctaggaaaaggttcagacctttgtacaaaatttttgtacagtggaaccattaggttttctgagtagcaaccaacagatccaTCTATCAGCGACAAAGAATCTCTAACGCCATCATCTGTTCCAGCAACTCAGGTGCCACCACACTCATCACAAGAAGAGCGTGAAGTTGAGCTGGAGGAAAATGAATCGAAAAgaagattttggtctcccgatgaagatGTGGTCCTTGCGAAGTCATGGGCAACTATAAGCACTGATGCAATCATTGGTAATGACCAGAAGGATCAAGCTTTTTGGAAACGTATTGCTGATTACTACAACAAACATCGTCCCACTGGATCTATGATGAGAAGTTATCAGCGTCTGAAATCATATTATTACAGGTTTGCACCGATGGTAAATGAATTTTCTGcaacttataataatttttatactcatcgGCAAAGCGGTTGGAGTGACGAGAATGTGTTGGAAAATGCACTGAATATGTGGAaagccaacaacaataacaaggatTTTAAGTATATGCATGTATGGAGGGttctcaaagactacgagaaataTATTGCACAATCAGTTGCTCATTACTCTAACAAGAAGGCAAGGACATCCGAGTCAGGAGGAAACACTTCAACATCAAATCCAGATACAAGTGTTGATTCAGATGACTCTGAAGTCCGCATTCGTCCGATAGGGCAAAAGGCAGCGAAGAGGAAGGGTAAATCTAAAGCCAGAGAGGGCGACACAATGGAACATAACATCGACAAAAAATGacaagatattaaagaatatcaaatgCAAAAAATGGCTCTGCGGAAAGCCGAgatctttcataaggattatgaaattcttatgaaTGATACGAGTGAGATGACATCAGGACAACTTTATTTACATGAGAAATGGTGGAAAAAATTAAACAGAGACATGGCCTGGTGTAGATGAGTTTacgtttatttttatatattattataatgtaTGTCTTTTCATTTGATGCACTgtaatatttatgtttttttaaattattaatgttatttcatGTTAGCAAGtggtaaatttaaattttataaaaatttaatggtgtataatgtaaaatatgaaggataaatgagaattatatataatgaaaagtgtggGACCCATGAAGGAGTTGTTGAGAGATTTTTTGATAGTGAAAAGAGGTGTaagatttttaacttttgatgtgaCGCAGATGTGACAACGAAAGAGTTCACAGTAGATTTTAACCACTGTGGATGCTCTTATTATGCAAATCTAAAATTTGCCATTATGCTTATAAACCAGTCATAATTATCGGATCGGATCAGACAAATTTTGCattgttttctaaaaaaaatcttgcattataattttaaattttaaaaagaatctGAACAATTCAATCTCAAGGAAGGAAAGTAAGTTTGTTTTCCTCCTAAATGtactttatttttaaagttattataagaaattttaattaaattattttacgtTGTCGTAATTTTAGTATAATAATTTTGCTCAAAACTATAATATGTATAACAATTTTAACTATAAATACTGTACGTCATAATTGTTTGATCATAATTATTATACATATAATAATTTTGACCGATTAAATTAgaataatttaaattaactttgagtaattcttagaaaaattattttaatataataagattttgtgtaataaatttaattaaattgaaacaCTTTtatttaaagatatttttaaaatgaaaagtataataattttttttatataattttttttagcatAGGAGAtcctttttcaaaaaaataaatccccaataaaataatatcattatCTCCTTGTTAATTTACATATAATTAGAGCTGTTTATTTGAGGTGGTCCATCCAAGTGACCCATCTTACCAAATAATTTAAGTAAATTAGATTAATATTTTATCAACATATTTAAAACAACTCCAGGTGGGTTGACCCGTTTGGGTCGTGACCTACGCAGGTCGACCTATGATGGGCTTGGTTATCTCACAAGTTGAGAAAAAAAACTTTtagaatttaaaactaaaatcgaAAACTCAATCGATTCGTAGACTTCACAGCCACATCCATGATCTATATACTGCACACCCTTGGGTGTCAGGCGTAGACGCCCCTCACAACCACATTAGTTAGGGTGCCTAATAGTGATCCTAACTCCCTGACCTATGAGGGACGCTCATGCCTACCATCTATAGGATGTGCAAGCTATTACAATCTTATATGTCATACTTATTATGTCACACACTACCAGGGACGGATCCAGGAATTAAAAGTGGACTGGGCTGATTCTGAGTTGATTGAGTTTGCCAAGGATATTATAAAAGGGG from Zingiber officinale cultivar Zhangliang chromosome 5B, Zo_v1.1, whole genome shotgun sequence encodes the following:
- the LOC121986721 gene encoding glutathione S-transferase T2-like — its product is MWMIVKTGLKLPTDGVGKPIPCENWDVALIKKTNARPAENGIVLVASTSKRRRTESESKEEPDSDDDDDELTVELVNLQPTDPSISDKESLTPSSVPATQVPPHSSQEEREVELEENESKRRFWSPDEDVVLAKSWATISTDAIIGNDQKDQAFWKRIADYYNKHRPTGSMMRSYQRLKSYYYRFAPMVNEFSATYNNFYTHRQSGWSDENVLENALNMWKANNNNKDFKYMHVWRVLKDYEKYIAQSVAHYSNKKARTSESGGNTSTSNPDTSVDSDDSEVRIRPIGQKAAKRKGKSKAREGDTMEHNIDKK